The proteins below come from a single Methanobacteriaceae archaeon genomic window:
- a CDS encoding NAD(P)-dependent glycerol-1-phosphate dehydrogenase, with amino-acid sequence MDFNRVKLPREIHSGPGVIKETGSICRDLKLKGKILVASGPKTMKIAGEEAINSLQDHDFEVDTIIIEKPSYDAITQVQDSMDNVSAVLGVGGGKVIDVAKMAATQSDAHSVSIPTAASHDGIASPRASIKNQGGSVSLAVEPPVGVIADTQIISQAPFKLLAAGCGDIISNYTAILDWKLAHRLLNEDFSDSAVALSLITAETMIKSASAIKEGLVESAAIVVKALISSGMAISIAGNSRPASGAEHKFSHALDIIAPKPALHGEQCGVGTIMMMYLHGGDWEFIRDTLKTIKAPVNSQELKIEPEYIIEALTQAHKIRKERYTILGDRGLTEEAARKVAQKTGVIE; translated from the coding sequence ATGGATTTTAATCGAGTTAAATTACCACGAGAAATCCACAGTGGCCCAGGTGTTATTAAAGAAACCGGGTCCATATGTAGAGATTTGAAACTTAAAGGTAAAATATTGGTGGCTAGTGGCCCAAAAACAATGAAAATTGCCGGAGAAGAAGCCATAAACAGTCTTCAGGACCATGACTTTGAAGTGGATACCATTATCATAGAAAAACCCTCATATGACGCCATTACCCAGGTTCAGGACTCTATGGATAATGTAAGTGCAGTTTTAGGTGTGGGTGGAGGTAAAGTGATTGACGTAGCTAAGATGGCAGCCACTCAATCAGATGCTCACTCTGTTAGCATTCCAACTGCTGCTTCACATGATGGTATTGCTTCACCCCGGGCCTCCATAAAAAACCAGGGTGGAAGTGTTTCCCTAGCAGTTGAACCACCAGTAGGAGTTATTGCCGATACTCAGATTATCAGCCAAGCACCTTTTAAGCTCCTGGCAGCAGGTTGTGGAGACATAATATCCAACTACACTGCCATTTTAGACTGGAAACTTGCCCATCGTTTGTTGAATGAAGATTTCAGTGATTCTGCTGTTGCTTTATCCTTGATTACAGCTGAAACCATGATCAAATCTGCAAGTGCCATAAAAGAGGGGCTGGTGGAGAGTGCAGCCATCGTGGTGAAGGCTCTGATCTCCAGTGGCATGGCCATTAGCATAGCAGGTAACAGCCGACCTGCCAGTGGGGCTGAACACAAATTCAGCCATGCTTTGGATATTATAGCTCCAAAACCAGCCTTGCACGGTGAACAGTGCGGTGTGGGAACCATAATGATGATGTACCTTCATGGTGGAGACTGGGAGTTCATCCGTGATACTCTCAAAACTATCAAAGCTCCTGTAAATTCACAGGAACTTAAAATCGAACCAGAATACATTATTGAAGCCTTAACTCAAGCCCATAAGATTAGGAAAGAAAGATATACAATTTTGGGAGATAGAGGTCTTACAGAGGAAGCTGCACGTAAAGTGGCTCAAAAAACTGGTGTTATTGAGTAG
- the proS gene encoding proline--tRNA ligase, protein MSKFSEWFHNILEEAEIIDTRYPIKGMHVWQPQGFKIRKHALNLLKDILDEDHEEVLFPLLIPEDELAKEAIHVKGFEEEVYWITHGGLTPLNKKLALRPTSETAMYPMFALWVRSHTDLPMRYYQVVNTFRYETKHTRPLIRVREITTFKEAHTIHKDSEGALKQVERAIEIYSTFFDQLGIPYLITRRPEWDKFPGADYTMAFDTLMPDGKTLQIGTVHNLGQTFAKTFDITYETAEGEHEHVYQTCYGLSDRVIASIIGIHGDPSGLVLPPSVATYQVVIVPVLFKKGRQEVLDFCSKVKDRLKKAGIRVHLDERDLRAGKKYYEWEMRGVPLRLEIGPRDIENKKMVILRRDTMEKETLDYQEETLIGDVQKILQQITDNLKSSAWVKFQENIRPATSLEEAKDILSEKKGIISFHWCGEESCGKKIEDYVRVDILGFSENSKDEKCINCGQKAINLAFLAKTY, encoded by the coding sequence ATGTCCAAGTTCAGCGAATGGTTCCATAATATACTGGAAGAAGCAGAGATAATCGACACACGTTACCCTATCAAGGGGATGCATGTTTGGCAGCCACAGGGCTTTAAAATAAGAAAACATGCCCTTAATTTACTTAAGGATATCTTAGATGAGGATCATGAAGAAGTTCTCTTCCCTCTTTTGATACCCGAAGATGAACTGGCAAAGGAGGCCATTCATGTTAAGGGATTCGAGGAAGAAGTTTACTGGATAACACATGGAGGTTTAACTCCTTTAAATAAGAAACTGGCACTTAGACCCACCAGTGAAACTGCCATGTATCCCATGTTCGCCCTTTGGGTTCGATCTCACACTGACTTACCTATGCGATACTATCAGGTGGTTAACACATTCCGTTATGAAACTAAGCACACCAGACCCCTTATAAGAGTAAGGGAGATCACAACCTTTAAAGAAGCACACACCATCCATAAGGATTCTGAAGGTGCACTTAAACAAGTAGAAAGGGCCATTGAAATTTACAGCACCTTTTTTGACCAGCTGGGAATACCTTATCTAATCACCCGCCGTCCTGAATGGGATAAATTCCCAGGGGCAGATTACACCATGGCCTTCGACACCCTTATGCCTGATGGTAAAACCCTGCAGATAGGAACAGTACATAACCTGGGCCAGACCTTTGCCAAAACATTTGACATAACCTATGAAACAGCAGAAGGTGAGCATGAGCATGTTTACCAGACATGTTACGGCTTATCAGACCGTGTTATAGCTTCAATAATTGGTATTCACGGTGATCCTTCTGGATTGGTACTCCCACCAAGCGTTGCCACCTATCAGGTTGTAATTGTACCAGTACTCTTTAAAAAGGGAAGGCAAGAAGTACTTGATTTTTGCAGTAAGGTTAAAGATCGATTAAAAAAGGCAGGTATCCGGGTTCATCTGGATGAGAGAGATCTAAGAGCCGGGAAAAAATATTATGAATGGGAAATGAGAGGTGTGCCTCTACGTCTGGAAATCGGACCCAGAGATATTGAAAATAAAAAGATGGTAATACTTCGCAGGGATACCATGGAAAAAGAAACTCTTGATTATCAGGAAGAAACCCTCATTGGTGATGTGCAAAAGATCCTGCAACAAATCACAGATAATCTTAAAAGCAGTGCCTGGGTGAAATTCCAGGAAAATATTAGACCTGCCACATCTTTAGAAGAAGCTAAAGATATCCTATCTGAAAAAAAGGGAATCATATCTTTTCACTGGTGTGGGGAAGAATCCTGCGGTAAAAAAATTGAAGATTATGTCCGGGTTGACATTTTAGGTTTCAGTGAAAATTCAAAGGATGAAAAGTGTATAAACTGTGGTCAGAAAGCTATTAACTTAGCATTTCTAGCAAAAACATATTAA
- the cofC gene encoding 2-phospho-L-lactate guanylyltransferase: MKETFAIIPVSRFSQAKTRLSPTLTPLERENLLKAMLKDVIRALRGSVDGIVVISSDEDVLNFVKNLNVTCLEEEGQTDLNGALTQAVNYSSQYADQVLIIPSDVPLIRRNQAQEMVELAEKWPVIIAPAKGGGTNALICPTNGIKMKFGDCSFFQHIEEADKAGLHRYIYDSFYLSLDVNTAEDLGEIMLHGSGTETSRFLKSIGLRVKSNHGIERLKVER; this comes from the coding sequence ATGAAAGAAACATTTGCAATAATTCCTGTGTCACGGTTTTCACAGGCAAAAACCAGATTATCCCCTACTCTTACTCCGCTTGAGAGGGAGAATCTTCTTAAAGCCATGTTGAAGGATGTTATTAGGGCATTAAGGGGTAGTGTAGATGGAATAGTTGTTATAAGTTCCGATGAAGACGTGCTTAATTTTGTTAAGAATTTAAATGTCACATGTCTGGAAGAAGAAGGCCAAACAGACCTAAATGGTGCACTGACCCAAGCCGTAAATTACAGCTCCCAATACGCAGACCAGGTTCTCATTATACCTTCAGACGTACCACTCATCCGCCGCAATCAGGCCCAGGAAATGGTTGAACTGGCAGAAAAATGGCCAGTGATCATTGCACCTGCAAAAGGTGGGGGAACCAATGCTCTGATATGCCCCACCAATGGAATAAAAATGAAATTCGGGGATTGTAGTTTTTTCCAGCATATTGAAGAAGCAGATAAAGCGGGCCTGCACAGATACATATATGATTCTTTTTACCTTTCACTGGATGTGAACACTGCTGAAGATCTGGGAGAAATCATGCTCCATGGTTCTGGAACTGAAACCAGCCGTTTCCTTAAAAGCATAGGTCTTCGGGTTAAATCCAACCATGGAATTGAAAGACTGAAGGTGGAAAGGTAA
- the thiD gene encoding bifunctional hydroxymethylpyrimidine kinase/phosphomethylpyrimidine kinase, which translates to MIALSIAGFDPSGGAGVLADTKTFQALGVFPTAVITALTAQNVNRVSGIQPVDPEFVAEQIDLVMEVEDIQYAKTGMLYSPAIVEKVASKVRQYNLKLVVDPVLVAGSGGVLSEEKLAESLKEQLLPLAELITPNIHEAQALTGIEIKNEEDAAKAAIEIGKLCPNVVTGGHLKGRDLFFNGSLKVIDGEIIKSRNTHGSGCTYSAAITAFMAKGISMEESINLASDFTKKAILKGERGTLNQYHVQIDK; encoded by the coding sequence ATGATCGCCTTGTCTATTGCTGGTTTTGACCCTTCTGGTGGTGCAGGTGTTCTGGCAGATACTAAAACTTTCCAGGCTCTGGGAGTTTTTCCCACGGCAGTAATCACCGCCCTCACTGCTCAGAATGTTAATCGAGTCAGTGGGATTCAACCTGTTGACCCCGAATTTGTTGCTGAACAGATTGATTTGGTAATGGAGGTTGAAGATATTCAATATGCCAAAACAGGAATGTTATATTCTCCTGCAATTGTGGAAAAGGTAGCCAGTAAAGTGCGACAGTACAATTTAAAGCTGGTGGTTGATCCAGTGCTGGTTGCAGGTTCTGGGGGAGTTTTATCCGAGGAAAAACTCGCAGAATCACTAAAAGAACAACTTTTACCATTAGCAGAGTTAATTACACCCAATATCCATGAAGCCCAGGCGCTGACAGGTATCGAAATTAAAAATGAAGAAGATGCTGCTAAGGCAGCTATTGAAATTGGAAAGCTGTGCCCAAATGTGGTTACTGGAGGTCACCTGAAAGGTAGAGATCTTTTTTTCAACGGGTCATTAAAAGTGATTGATGGTGAGATCATAAAAAGCAGAAACACCCATGGCTCCGGATGCACCTACTCCGCAGCCATAACAGCTTTTATGGCTAAGGGTATTTCAATGGAGGAATCTATTAATTTAGCATCGGATTTCACTAAGAAGGCCATTTTAAAGGGTGAACGAGGTACCCTTAATCAGTACCATGTGCAAATAGATAAATAA
- a CDS encoding zinc ribbon domain-containing protein, whose translation MVSSDEIRRRLEAKRRGETLHEEKKVEMHTFNCPECQTANLPKAKFCVGCGKPLPKEETPGVQPVQSSTKTQQASPSPVTESEEGADYKVCPSCNQKNKLNAKFCIICGHKFEENLAAENSQLKSVPEPGVKDETEVSPAHEVSEPASSVTEDFPEKSTEDVPDLVAGEPGTEEDIAEPSSSKSDETPAEQQKTPDVPEIKVPEHLKPSAESNLSESETDEIPQTGESPLKEPVQDVDPVEKIKKAKELMDIGAITQEEYDEIKNKYLKQI comes from the coding sequence ATGGTTTCCAGTGATGAAATTAGAAGAAGATTAGAGGCAAAAAGGAGGGGTGAAACGTTACATGAAGAAAAGAAGGTTGAAATGCATACTTTTAACTGTCCAGAGTGTCAGACAGCTAATCTTCCAAAGGCTAAATTCTGTGTGGGTTGCGGTAAGCCCCTGCCTAAGGAAGAAACACCTGGAGTACAACCAGTGCAAAGCAGCACAAAAACTCAACAAGCTTCACCCTCACCAGTAACTGAAAGTGAGGAAGGTGCTGATTATAAAGTATGCCCCTCATGTAATCAGAAAAATAAGCTAAACGCCAAATTCTGCATAATCTGCGGTCATAAATTTGAGGAAAATCTAGCAGCGGAAAATAGTCAACTGAAGAGTGTTCCAGAACCCGGGGTAAAAGATGAAACTGAAGTTTCCCCAGCTCATGAAGTATCCGAACCTGCATCTTCAGTTACTGAAGACTTTCCTGAAAAATCCACTGAAGATGTTCCGGATCTAGTTGCAGGAGAACCTGGCACAGAAGAGGATATTGCTGAGCCTTCATCATCAAAATCTGATGAAACACCTGCAGAACAACAAAAAACTCCAGATGTTCCTGAAATAAAGGTTCCAGAACATTTAAAACCATCTGCTGAATCAAATCTTTCTGAGTCAGAAACTGACGAAATACCACAAACAGGGGAATCTCCTCTCAAGGAACCTGTTCAAGATGTGGACCCAGTGGAGAAAATTAAAAAAGCCAAGGAACTTATGGACATAGGTGCTATAACTCAAGAAGAGTATGATGAAATAAAAAACAAGTATCTCAAACAGATTTAG
- a CDS encoding trypsin-like peptidase domain-containing protein — protein sequence MVILVLAAAGAYVLYQPAATSPQNATVFLVSAVSGAAKVTDPTDNKTYDVTVDYYGISAGSGFIITSDGYIATAAHVVGDPWDLQKKGVIRRMNDDDLKFYVDKAAVYIFLKKAHPEMVSSLTESDLDTLTNQFMSAGAVKATKYENNIYVRGPAFPESANNPVQARLIDMGDSSTERDVAIIKVNKASKLPYLPLSNQKVNVGDSVRIYGYPTEQFAFYSNMKTEGGSKQLWNSIYTATLTSGIVSAERPSTKGTVYYQTDAAVDSGSSGGPVCNNNNQVIGILVEGFEKQGFNFFLPSEYVINMCKENGVNVGGSILPF from the coding sequence GTGGTGATTTTAGTATTAGCAGCTGCAGGTGCTTACGTTCTTTATCAGCCAGCCGCCACTTCACCACAAAACGCCACAGTTTTCCTGGTTTCTGCTGTTTCAGGAGCTGCTAAAGTAACTGATCCCACAGATAATAAAACTTATGATGTTACAGTTGATTATTATGGAATTTCGGCAGGTTCTGGCTTTATAATCACCAGTGATGGTTACATTGCCACAGCTGCTCATGTTGTTGGGGATCCATGGGATCTGCAGAAAAAAGGGGTTATCCGGAGAATGAATGATGATGATTTAAAATTCTATGTGGATAAAGCAGCAGTTTACATTTTCCTGAAGAAAGCCCACCCAGAAATGGTAAGTAGTTTAACTGAATCTGATTTAGATACATTGACCAACCAGTTTATGAGTGCTGGTGCTGTTAAGGCCACAAAATATGAAAACAACATCTATGTCAGGGGCCCCGCATTTCCAGAAAGTGCTAACAATCCTGTCCAAGCTAGATTGATTGATATGGGAGATTCTTCCACTGAAAGGGACGTGGCAATTATAAAGGTAAATAAAGCAAGTAAACTACCCTACCTACCCCTAAGCAACCAGAAAGTTAATGTGGGTGATAGTGTTCGCATATACGGTTATCCCACAGAGCAGTTTGCTTTCTACAGTAATATGAAAACAGAAGGAGGAAGTAAACAACTCTGGAATAGTATTTACACCGCTACCCTGACCAGTGGCATTGTAAGTGCTGAGAGACCTTCAACCAAAGGTACTGTGTACTATCAGACCGATGCAGCTGTAGACAGTGGTAGCAGTGGAGGTCCTGTCTGTAACAACAACAATCAAGTGATCGGGATTCTAGTAGAAGGATTTGAAAAACAGGGCTTCAACTTTTTCCTTCCCTCAGAATACGTGATTAACATGTGCAAAGAAAATGGGGTTAATGTGGGAGGTTCAATACTCCCCTTTTAA
- a CDS encoding ACT domain-containing protein yields MKLKQISVFLENKKGRLWKAMKVLSNAGVNIRALSIADTSEFGILRMIVPDPDLAEEVLTENNFVVKVNEVIAVEVLDEPGGLATILGIFNKADVNVEYIYAFVEKKTNKAIVVIRTEDLDAGIKVLEDEGVDILKAEDVNLL; encoded by the coding sequence ATGAAGTTAAAACAAATATCAGTATTTTTGGAAAATAAAAAAGGAAGACTCTGGAAAGCTATGAAAGTTCTGTCAAATGCAGGTGTAAATATAAGGGCTCTTTCCATTGCAGACACCTCTGAATTTGGAATTCTGCGAATGATAGTTCCTGATCCTGATCTAGCAGAGGAGGTTCTGACTGAAAACAACTTTGTTGTTAAAGTCAATGAAGTTATTGCTGTGGAAGTTCTTGATGAACCTGGTGGACTGGCTACTATTCTTGGAATTTTCAACAAAGCTGATGTTAACGTTGAATACATTTACGCCTTTGTTGAGAAAAAAACCAATAAAGCTATCGTTGTGATCCGCACTGAGGATCTTGATGCCGGAATCAAAGTTCTTGAAGATGAAGGGGTTGACATATTAAAAGCAGAGGATGTTAATCTTCTTTAA